The Drosophila nasuta strain 15112-1781.00 chromosome 2L, ASM2355853v1, whole genome shotgun sequence genome window below encodes:
- the LOC132792526 gene encoding acyl-coenzyme A diphosphatase NUDT19, whose translation MTSIKDYRPSASLILAGKQTFPDSEQYDYSVLLIKRTERTSFALNHCVFPGGVFDLEADESNDWLDYLHSSGVQDFQLELLHSPQTSERPELMTQGRNFTRDISLRLTALREAFEEVGILLCQPRCSVKNLTNTTHAAHVLLQPFDRELWQHRVHQDAKQFLQLCRYLDVIPDLWALSEWSVWRTPASATRKYDLVYYFAALESSNVPLLPEPTEVASVHWLHPGDCWRQSQESIIWLPFMLLYETARLMNMQNWKQLLQFASQRSSRGSTLFQPIYYRCDGCLLGVLPGDELYLDQPQNYTESIILPDSIEEVNRRAKHYHRYIIYDFHRVDLACNIQPLDEHLPLQALVNTQLAKL comes from the exons ATGACAAGCATCAAGGATTATAGACCGTCGGCTAGTTTAATCCTAGCTGGCAAACAGACATTTCCAGACAGCGAACAATATGATTATAGC GTTTTATTAATAAAGCGCACGGAACGCACATCTTTTGCCCTCAATCACTGCGTCTTTCCTGGCGGCGTCTTTGACCTCGAGGCGGATGAATCCAACGATTGGTTGGATTATCTACACAGCTCTGGCGTCCAAGACTTCCAACTGGAGTTGCTACATAGTCCCCAAACGTCTGAGAGACCAGAGCTCATGACTCAAGGTCGAAATTTTACGCGCGACATCTCTTTGCGTCTCACTGCCCTGCGTGAAGCTTTCGAGGAAGTTGGTATTCTTCTCTGCCAGCCACGATGTTCTGTAAAGAATTTGACGAACACTACTCATGCAGCTCATGTTCTCCTACAGCCATTTGACCGTGAGTTGTGGCAACACCGCGTTCATCAAGATGCAAAAcagtttttgcaattgtgcCGTTACTTAGACGTCATACCTGATCTCTGGGCCTTGAGCGAATGGTCTGTTTGGCGTACTCCCGCCTCGGCAACGAGGAAATACGATTTGGTCTATTATTTTGCCGCCTTGGAGTCAAGCAATGTGCCACTGCTACCCGAACCCACTGAAGTGGCATCGGTTCATTGGCTGCATCCAGGCGACTGCTGGCGACAGTCACAAGAATCCATCATTTGGCTGCCATTTATGCTGCTCTATGAGACAGCAAGACTCATGAACATGCAGAATTGGAAGCAGCTGCTACAATTTGCTAGTCAACGGAGCAGTCGTGGTTCAACGCTGTTTCAACCAATTTATTATCGCTGTGATGGATGTTTGCTTGGCGTTTTGCCCGGCGATGAGCTTTACCTGGACCAGCCGCAAAACTATACGGAGTCAATCATATTGCCGGATTCCATTGAAGAAGTTAATCGACGTGCAAAGCACTATCATCGTTATATCATTTACGATTTTCATCGAGTCGATTTGGCATGCAATATACAGCCACTTGATGAGCATTTGCCACTTCAAGCTTTGGTCAACACTCAGCTAGCTAAATTGTAA